In a single window of the Megalobrama amblycephala isolate DHTTF-2021 linkage group LG3, ASM1881202v1, whole genome shotgun sequence genome:
- the hrh3 gene encoding histamine H3 receptor, protein MQSSLLSVAHSPGIPTAVSFIWKSGNPQSSNWTGLERENASSVGDLNTFDNRRAQYGQFTPTTSIFLSVLMTLLVFATVLGNALVILAFVVEKSLRTQGNFFFLNLAIADFLVGGFCIPVYIPYVLTGEWRLGRGLCKLWLVVDYMLCTASVFNIVLISFDRFQSVTKAVSYRCQKGITREAVLKMLCVWLAAFLLYGPAIISWEHIVGGSVVPDGECYAEFYFNWYFLMTASTVEFFTPFISVTYFNLSIYVNIRNRCAVREEQLTYIRLRSFKMRPLRAGDVQRVFFVRPVEERGVANLSSRSRCCRLASTAKVSTTEFGNGRQTKRRDSTIADLPPLQVGERLLSSSEAQFHYVDHSAGSHRHRPDTVASLASRFRLSRDKKVAKSLAVIVCVFGLCWAPYTLLMIIRAACHGQCVQHYLYEISFWLLWINSSINPILYPLCHSSFKRAFSKLLCLSKTKIQPQNIDQKY, encoded by the exons ATGCAGTCCTCTTTATTGTCCGTGGCTCACTCTCCCGGGATACCTACGGCTGTTTCATTCATTTGGAAATCAGGAAATCCGCAGTCGTCCAACTGGACGGGGCTGGAGAGAGAAAACGCGTCTAGTGTCGGCGACTTGAACACGTTTGATAACCGGCGAGCACAGTATGGCCAGTTCACTCCAACCACCTCAATATTTCTTTCTGTTCTCATGACACTGCTGGTGTTTGCCACGGTTCTCGGGAACGCGCTTGTCATTTTAGCTTTTGTAGTCGAGAAAAGTTTACGCACACAAGgcaactttttctttttaaatttggCCATAGCGGACTTTCTCGTCG GCGGGTTTTGCATCCCCGTGTATATCCCCTATGTCCTGACGGGTGAGTGGAGGCTGGGCAGAGGGCTGTGTAAACTGTGGCTGGTAGTGGATTATATGCTATGCACTGCCTCTGTCTTCAACATCGTGCTCATCAGTTTCGACAGGTTTCAGTCCGTCACTAAAGCG GTGAGTTACCGTTGCCAGAAGGGGATCACCAGAGAGGCTGTTTTGAAGATGCTCTGCGTGTGGCTGGCAGCGTTCCTTCTTTATGGTCCAGCTATTATCAGTTGGGAACACATCGTAGGAGGAAGTGTAGTACCAGATGGAGAGTGCTATGCCGAATTTTACTTCAACTGGTATTTTCTGATGACCGCTTCAACTGTTGAGTTCTTCACACCTTTCATAAGTGTCACTTATTTCAACCTCAGCATTTACGTCAACATCCGCAACAGATGTGCAGTCAGAGAAGAACAGCTGACTTACATTCGGCTTAGGAGCTTCAAGATGAGGCCGCTCAGAGCCGGCGATGTACAGCGCGTGTTTTTTGTGAGGCCCGTAGAGGAAAGAGGGGTCGCAAATTTGTCCTCGAGGTCACGGTGCTGTCGGTTAGCTTCCACTGCAAAGGTGTCCACCACCGAGTTCGGCAATGGCAGACAGACAAAACGAAGAGACAGCACTATTGCAGATTTGCCTCCTCTGCAGGTCGGAGAGCGACTCCTGTCATCTAGTGAGGCACAGTTTCATTACGTAGATCATTCAGCTGGATCACACAGACACCGTCCTGATACGGTTGCCAGTCTGGCCAGCCGCTTTCGCTTATCTAGAGATAAAAAGGTGGCAAAGTCCCTAGCTGTAATAGTTTGTGTTTTTGGACTCTGTTGGGCACCCTACACGCTGTTGATGATCATTCGGGCAGCATGTCACGGTCAGTGTGTCCAGCACTACCTTTATGAGATCTCGTTCTGGCTGCTGTGGATAAACTCATCCATCAATCCAATCCTGTATCCTCTGTGCCACAGCAGCTTTAAAAGAGCCTTCAGCAAATTACTGTGTctgagcaaaacaaaaatacagccTCAGAACATTGACCAGAAGTATTAA